CCCCGCATCAACGGCGGTGGCGCGCCCGCGCAGATCTGGGCGCAGTTCACCAAGGCGGCCCTGAAGGGCAAGCCGGTCAAGGACTTCGACCTGAAGCTGCAGAGCGGGGCCGAACAGACCATCGAGCCGAGCAACGACGCGAGCGGCGACCCGTCCTCGTCCAGCAGCCCGGACGCGACCGGCAGCACGGGCGCGGACGCGGGTACGGGCGAGAGCGAGACGCCTGGCGGCGACGCGGGCGGCACGCCGGCGGACGGCGGTGCGGCGAACGGCGGCGGCACGGACGCGGGCGGCGGCGCCTCCGCCACCGCCGGCGCCGGGTCGCAGACGGCCGGGGCCGGGGCGGGGGGTGCCGGCGGGGCCAACGCCGGGGCCTCCGACGCGGGCGGCACCGGGACGTCCACCGGGGCGGACGCGGGCGCCGGCGGGGACGGCGGCGACGCGGGGCAGGGGGCCGGGGGCCTGATCCCGCAGCTGGCCGGCGAGCGGCGGGAGTAGGGGGCGCGGCTGCCGGTGGGGGGCGGCGGGGGGTTTTCGCCCCCGCCGCCCCCCACACCACATCAGATCGCCAAATCCTTGATGATCTTCGCCACGTGGCCGGTCGCCTTGACGTTGTACAGGGCGCGTTCGACCTTCCCCTCCTCGTCCACGACAACCGTCGACCGGATGACGCCGACGACCGTCTTGCCGTAGAGCTTCTTCTCGCCGAAGGCGCCGTAGGCCTCCAGGACCTGCTTGTCGGGGTCGGCGAGGAGGGTGACCTTCAGGGACTCCTTCTCGCGGAACTTCGCGAGCTTCTCCGGCTTGTCGGGCGAGATGCCGAGGACGTCGTAGCCGGCGCCGGCGAGGAGTTCGAGGTTGTCCGTGAAGTCGCACGCCTGCTTGGTGCAGCCGGGGGTGAGGGCGGCGGGGTAGAAGTAGACGATGACCTTGCGGCCCTTGTGGTCGGCGAGGGAGACCTCGTTGCCGTCGGCGTCCGGCAGGGTGAAGGCGGGGGCGGGGTCGCCGGGCTGGAGTCGCTCGCTCATGGATACCTCACTGGGGGCGGGGCAGATGGGGGTGCAGGTGTGGCGTGACAGGTGAACAGGTGGTGCGCCTCCGAGCCTAATCGCCCGCCCGACCGTCCCGGCCGTCCGCCCACCGGGGGTGCCGTGGGGTGCGTTCGCCCGGAAGCTGACAGACTGTCGACCAGCACACTTCGCACAGCACACTTCGCAACGACCACGGAGGAAACGCGGTGGCGGACACGCCGAGCACGCCGGACACCAGGACTCCGGCACAGATCGAGGCGGACATCAGGCGCCGCCGCGAAACCCTGGCCGAGACGCTCGACGAGATCGGCGTCCGGGTCCACCCCAAGACGATCGTCGGCGACGCGAAGGCGAAGGTCGCCGCACAGGTCGACCACACCCTCGGCCGCGCCTACGTCGGGGTGAACCGGGCCGTCAGCGATGTGAAGGCCCAGTTCGTCGACGAGGAGGGCGCGCCGCGCCTGGAGCGCATCGTGCCGGCGGCGCTGGTGGTGGCAGGGGTCGTCGGCCTGCTCGTCGTCGGCCTGCGCCGGGACTCGACCCCGGCGGCCCGGCGCCGCCGTAAGCGCTGACCCGACTGCGGACTCCCGCGCGCCGGACAGGTAGGTTCGTGGTGTGAGCGAGAAGACCCACGACGACCGCAACGACAAGCTGCCCATCCGGATGCTGCACGACCGGGTGCTGGTACGGCAGGACACCGCCGAGGGCGAGCGCCGCTCGGGCGGCGGCATCCTGATCCCCGCGACGGCGGCCGTCGGCCGGCGCCTCGCCTGGGCCGAGGTCGTCGCGGTCGGCCAGAACGTCCGCACGGTCGAACCGGGCGACCGCGTCCTGTACGACCCCGAGGACCGCGCCGAGGTCGAGGTCCGCGGCACGGCCTACGTCCTCATGCGCGAACGTGACCTCCACGCGGTGGCCGCCGACCGCTTCGAGGGTTCGGAGGACTCGACGGGGTTGTACTTGTAGCAGACCCGGCAAAGGGGGCCGGTGGCAAACGTCACCGGCCCCTTTGTCATGCGGCTCACGGGTCCCTCGACTTCGCCCACCACCGCATCCGCACCCTGTTCGCGTAACCGCCGGACGCATAGATCGTTACTCCATACGAGTCGCCATTTCGTACGAGTCCGCGACAGGTGAGCGAAAGCGGGGGAATCATGCCGGTGAGCCGATACACGCGCGAAGTCCTGGCTGATGCGGCAGCGTCGTCCAGGACGCTTTCCGAAGCACTGGTGATGCTGGGAGTCGATCCCAAGGGTCGGTCGCGTCGCTATCTGCACGATCGGATGCGCGCATGCGGAGTGGACACGTCCCACTTCGAAAGCGAGACGGCAACGCGATGGACCAGAGAGATCCTCGAACCCGCCGTGGCCGCGTCCACGAGTGTCAACGGTGTGCTGCGACACCTGGGGATCGACGTTGTGGGCGGCCACCACACGAACATCAGTCGCCGCATCAAGGCCTACGGGATCGACACCTCTCACTTCCGCAGGGAAGCCCGAGCCGGCGTCCCGAAACAGCGCCAAGCCCCCGGACAGTTGCTGGTCGAACAGACCTCTCCCCATGCCCGGCGCGTGCCCGGTGAGCGGCTCAAGCGAGCCATGATCGAACTCGGCACGGCCGAGCGGTGCGCCTCCTGCGGAACTGAGCCGATGTGGCGCGGTCGACCCCTGCCGCTGGAGGTGGACCACGTGGACGGTAATTGGCGCAACAACCGCCCGGAGAACCTGCGTCTGCTCTGCCCCAACTGTCATTCGGCCACGGACACGTACCGAGGCAGGAAAAAGGGACGGGCGGCGTGAAACAGACGGCACGCTCATGCTCGAAACCGTCCCGAAGTGAACTCGTCACGGCCGTGACGGAAGCGTCGTCGATCGCGGACACGCTACGGAGACTCCGGCTGCCCGACACTTCCTCGGTCCGCAGGCACTTCCGTGCATGGGTCGCGGAATTCGGCCTCGACACCTCGCACTTCCTGGGGCAGGCTCACCAGCGTGGAAAGCCCGGGCCGAATCCTCGTAAGAGGGCGGTCGACGTATTCGTGCAACACGACGGTCGACGGCGCACCAAGACCGCCCTGCTGCGCCGAGCCCTCCTTGAGGCGGGCGTGCCCGAACGGTGCGACGAGTGCGGAACGCCGCCCGAATGGCACGGGCGGCCCATGACGTTGGAGATCGACCATGTCAACGGCGACTGGAGCGACGACCGGCGCCCGAATCTGCGGCTCCTGTGCCCCAACTGCCATGCGGTCACCAGTACATGGTGCCGGGGCGGTCGCCGCAGAAGTACGTAGTGGCCCTTCGCCCGCCCCGATCGGCCCAGCCAGTAGAGTGGGCACGATACGAGCGCTCGTACTCCAATGGGCAGAGAGGCTAGTCTTAGATACTAGATGTTGTCGGTTCGAGTCCGACCGGGCGCACCGAAGAGGGGCGGACACCATGACGTGGTGTCCGCCCCTCCTTTACGACACCCTCAGCCCAGCAGTTCGCGTACCGCCGGGACCAGAGCACGGAAGGCCTGGCCTCGGTGGCTGATGGCGTTCTTCTCGGCGGGCGTCAGTTCGGCGCAGGTGCGGGTGTCGGCGTCGGGCTGGAGGATCGGGTCGTAGCCGAAGCCGTTGGCGCCTGCGGGGGTGCGGCGGAGCGTGCCGCGGAGTTGGCCTTCGACCACGCGTTCGGTGCCGTCGGGCAGCGCGAGGGCGGCGGCGCAGGCGAAGTGGGCGCCGCGGTGGGGGTCGTCGATGTCGCCGAGCTGGGCCAGGAGGAGGTCCAGGTTGGCCTGGTCGTCGCCGTGCCGGCCGGCCCAGCGGGCGGAGAAGATGCCGGGGGCGCCGCCGAGGACGTCCACGCACAGCCCGGAGTCGTCGGCGACCGCCGGCAGCCCGGTGGCGCGGGCCAGGGCGTGCGCCTTGAGCAGGGCGTTCTCGGCGAAGGTGACGCCGGTCTCCTTGACGTCGGGCACCTCGGGAAAGGCGTCGGCACCGACGAGCTCGTGCGGAATCCCGGCATCGGCGAGAATCGCGCGCAGCTCGGTGATCTTCCCGGCGTTACGGGTGGCGAGGATCAGGCGGGTCATGCGCCCAGTATCGCCGGTGCCCGGGGAGCGCCGCGCAGGCCCGCCCCCCGTCGGTACGGCCGGCCGGCCCGTATCGTCCGCCCCGTGTTCAGCCCGCCAGGTACCGCACCTGGTCCCACAGCGCCGGGTCCACCGCGCCGACCCTGCGGCGGAAGTCCCACAGAGGTACGTCGCTGAGTTCGTCCGTCTCCAGGAAGCGCGGGGGATCGTGCGCGTCGCCCACCGTGCCCGGCGGGAGCGGGATCACGCCGGTGCGCTCCTCGCGGTAGCGGCTCGTGATCCGGGCCACCACCGCCCGGTCCCCGCGTACCGCCAGCACCAGGCAGGGCAGGTCGCCCTCCGCGCCGTCGTCGGGGGGCACGTCCGCCCACCAGATCTCCGCCGGGCGCGGCCGCTCCCCGCCCGCCCCGCGGCTCCCGGGCCGCGCGCTCCGCGGCGGACGGCGCCGGCCCCGGCGCCCCCACCCGTCCACCAGTGCCGCGACGAAGGCCAGCAGCACCACCGCCGCGAGCGCGAGCCACCAGGACGTGTCCATGCACACGACAGTACGACGCCGGCGCCGTCCCCGCCCGGCCGTCAGCCCCGTGCCGCATCTCCAGCCGAACGCGTGACACCACAGGTGAGTTCGCCCACAACGGCCCCTGGCGGAGGAGCGACCCACCCTTTCGCGCCTTACGCTCGACGGACCGCACGACCCCCCGTTCCGTCCCCCTGCCCGCACGCCACGCCACGCGGAGGTTCCGGCTCCATGAAGCTCACCGTCGTCGGCTGCTCGGGGTCGTTCCCGTCCGTGGAATCGGCCTGTTCGAGCTACCTCGTAGAGGCCGACGGCTTCCGGCTGCTCCTCGACATGGGCAACGGCGCCCTGGGCGAGCTGCAGCGCCACTGCGGTCTCTACGACCTCGACGCGATCTTCCTCAGTCATCTGCACGCCGATCACTGCATCGACATGTGCGGGTACTTCGTCGCGCGCTACTACCGGCACGACGGCGGCCGCTGCGCCCCCCTCCCGGTCTACGGCCCCGAGGGCACCGAACAGCGGCTGACCACGGCGTACGCCGACACTCCGTCCGCCTCCTCGATGAGCGAGGTGTTCGACTTCCACACGGTCAAGCCGGGCACGTTCGACATCGGCCCCTTCACCGTGCACACCGAGCGGGTCCGCCACCCGGTGGAGGCGTACGGCATCCGCGTCGAGCACGGCGGGCGCTCGCTGACGTACTCCGGGGACACCGGTGTGAGCGAGGCGCTGGACGAACTCGCCCGCGACACGGACCTGTTCCTGTGCGAGGCGGCGTTCACGCACGGCAAGGAGAGCATCCCGGACCTGCACCTCAACGGCCGCGAGGCCGGCGAGAGCGCGGCCCGGGCCGGCGCCCGCCGCCTGGTCCTCACCCACATCCCCCCGTGGACGGACCCTCACGTCAACCTCGCCGACGCCCGCGAGGCCTTCCCCGGCCCGACGGAACTGGCGGCGCCGGGAGCGGCGTACGAGATCTGACGGCCGCCCGGACCCGCACGCACACGGGCCCCGAAACCCTGCGACAGGGTTCCGGGGCCCGCGTCATGCCGTACGCGTACGGCGTCGTCGTGCCGTGCGGCCGGGTCTCACGCCTTGGTGAGGTCCTCGACCTCCTCCTCGGGCTCGCGGCCCGGGGTCTTGAGGTCGAACTTGACGATGGCCCAGCGGAAGGTCACGTAGTAGATCACCGCGAAGACCAGGCCGATGGGGATGATCAGCCAGGGTTTCGTCGCCAGGTGCCAGTTGAGCACGTAGTCGATGAAGCCGGCCGAGAAGTTGAACCCGGCGTGCACGCCCAGGGCCCAGGTCACCGCCATCGACACGGCGGTCAGCAGCGCGTGCAGCACGTACAGCAGCGGCGCGATGAACATGAACGAGAACTCGATGGGCTCGGTGACGCCGGTGACGAACGAGGTCGCGGCGAGGGAGACCATCATGCCGAGGACGGCCTTGCGGCGCTCGGGGCGGGCGGTGTGCGCCATGGCGAGCGCGGCGGCCGGCAGGCCGAACATCATGATCGGGAAGAAGCCCGACATGAACATTCCGGCGGTGGGGTCGCCGTGCAGGAAGCGGTTGTAGTCGCCGGTGAAGACCTGGCCGGCGGAGTCCTTGAACTCGCCGAGCTGGAACCACGCCACCGTGTTGACGAACTGGTGCATGCCGATCGGGATCAGCCCGCGGTTCACCGCGCCGAACAGCGCCGCGCCGCCGGAGCCGAGGCCGGTCATCCACTCGCCGAAGTTGGAGATGCCGTTGCCGATGGGCTCCCAGATCAGGCCGAAGAAGACGCCCATCACGAGGCCGACGAAGGCCATGATGATCGGCACCAGCCGGCGGCCGTTGAAGAAGCCGAGCCAGTCCACCAGCTTCTTGCGGTGGTAGCGCTGCCACAGCACGGCGGCCAGCAGACCCATGATGATGCCGCCGAGGACACCGGGGTCGTTGTAGGTCGCGGCGACGTCCTCGCCCTTCTTCACCACCGCTTCGGTGACCGGGAAGGCCTGGAGTACCTTGCTGTAGACGAGGAAGCCGACCACGGCGGCGAGGGCCGTGGAACCGTCCGCCTTCTTGGCGAAGCCGATGGCGACACCCACACAGAACAGCAGCGGGAGCGAGCCGGTGAGCGCGCTGCCCGCGTTGTTGAAGACGGCGGCCACCTTGTCCCAGCCGAGGCCGTCCTTGCCGAAGATGTCGTTCTGGCCCAGCCGGACCATGATGCCCGCCGCCGGCAGCACGGCGATGGGCAGCTGTAGGCTGCGGCCGACCTTCTGCAAGCCTTGGAACAGGCCCGATCCCCGCTTCTTCGCGGGGGCCGCCGTTTCGGTGGCGGTGGTCATACGTTCCTCCATCGGTGGTGGTCTACACCACTGAGTGGTGTAGACCTGTTGTAGCAGATGAGGTCGGCATAAGGAACCCACGATTTCCGCTGCCGGAATGTCACGCTCCGTGCGGCTCAGCGGGGTCCGCCGCCCGCCACCTGGGTCGGCTACCGTGGTCCGCGTGGTGTAGACCAGTACGCCGCATCAGCGCCAGCGCACGCAGGGACACGCAGGGAGTGGACATGGCCACCAAGGCTGAGAAGATCGTCGCCGGGCTCGGCGGGATCGAGAACATCGAGGAGATCGAGGGCTGCATCACGCGGCTGCGGACCGAGGTGCACGACCCGTCGCTGGTCAACGAGGCGGCGCTGAAGGCGGCGGGGGCGCACGGGGTGGTGAAGATGGGGTCCGCGATTCAGGTCGTGATCGGGACGGACGCGGACCCGATCGCGGCGGAGATCGAAGACCTGATGTGAGTGGTGCGGGCGGGGTGGGGTGCCGGTGGGGTTTTCGCCCTCTCCGCCCCTGCCCTTCCCGTCCCTCGGGGCTCCGCCCCGGACCCCCGGTGCGCAGTTCCCCGCGCCCCTTCGAACGGCCCGGTCCCGCTAGGCTCCTCCCATGTCTCGTATCGACGGCCGTGCGGCCGAGCAGCTTCGTCCCGTTTCCCTTGAGCGCGGCTGGAGCAAGCACGCCGAGGGGTCCGTACTCGTCGCCTTCGGCGACACCAGGGTGCTGTGCACCGCCTCCGTCACCGAGGGCGTGCCGCGCTGGCGCAAGGGCAGTGGCGAGGGCTGGGTGACCGCCGAGTACTCGATGCTGCCGCGCGCCACCAACACCCGCGGCGACCGCGAGTCGGTCCGCGGCCGGATCGGCGGCCGTACGCACGAGATCTCCCGGCTCATCGGCCGCTCCCTGCGCGCGGTCATCGACTACAAGGCGCTCGGCGAGAACACCATCGTCCTGGACTGCGACGTCCTCCAGGCCGACGGCGGCACCCGCACCGCCGCGATCACCGGCGCGTACGTGGCCCTGGCCGACGCCATCACCTGGGCCCAGCACACCAAGAAGCTGATCAAGCCCACCCGCAAGCCGCTCACGGGCACCGTCTCCGCCGTCTCCGTCGGCATCGTCGGCGGCGTCCCGCTGCTCGACCTCTGCTACGAGGAGGACGTCCGCGCCGACACCGACATGAACGTGGTCTGCACCGGTGACGGCCGCTTCGTCGAGGTCCAGGGCACGGCGGAGGCCGAGCCGTTCGACCGCAAGGAGCTCAACGCGCTGCTGGACCTCGCGGTCGCCGGGTGCGACGAGCTGGCCGCCGCCCAGCGCGCGGTCCTGGAGGCAACCGCCGAC
The DNA window shown above is from Streptomyces sp. NBC_00670 and carries:
- the rdgB gene encoding RdgB/HAM1 family non-canonical purine NTP pyrophosphatase is translated as MTRLILATRNAGKITELRAILADAGIPHELVGADAFPEVPDVKETGVTFAENALLKAHALARATGLPAVADDSGLCVDVLGGAPGIFSARWAGRHGDDQANLDLLLAQLGDIDDPHRGAHFACAAALALPDGTERVVEGQLRGTLRRTPAGANGFGYDPILQPDADTRTCAELTPAEKNAISHRGQAFRALVPAVRELLG
- a CDS encoding PTS glucose/sucrose transporter subunit IIB — translated: MSASARRDTQGVDMATKAEKIVAGLGGIENIEEIEGCITRLRTEVHDPSLVNEAALKAAGAHGVVKMGSAIQVVIGTDADPIAAEIEDLM
- a CDS encoding GroES family chaperonin — protein: MLHDRVLVRQDTAEGERRSGGGILIPATAAVGRRLAWAEVVAVGQNVRTVEPGDRVLYDPEDRAEVEVRGTAYVLMRERDLHAVAADRFEGSEDSTGLYL
- a CDS encoding HNH endonuclease signature motif containing protein, coding for MPVSRYTREVLADAAASSRTLSEALVMLGVDPKGRSRRYLHDRMRACGVDTSHFESETATRWTREILEPAVAASTSVNGVLRHLGIDVVGGHHTNISRRIKAYGIDTSHFRREARAGVPKQRQAPGQLLVEQTSPHARRVPGERLKRAMIELGTAERCASCGTEPMWRGRPLPLEVDHVDGNWRNNRPENLRLLCPNCHSATDTYRGRKKGRAA
- a CDS encoding PTS transporter subunit EIIC, whose product is MTTATETAAPAKKRGSGLFQGLQKVGRSLQLPIAVLPAAGIMVRLGQNDIFGKDGLGWDKVAAVFNNAGSALTGSLPLLFCVGVAIGFAKKADGSTALAAVVGFLVYSKVLQAFPVTEAVVKKGEDVAATYNDPGVLGGIIMGLLAAVLWQRYHRKKLVDWLGFFNGRRLVPIIMAFVGLVMGVFFGLIWEPIGNGISNFGEWMTGLGSGGAALFGAVNRGLIPIGMHQFVNTVAWFQLGEFKDSAGQVFTGDYNRFLHGDPTAGMFMSGFFPIMMFGLPAAALAMAHTARPERRKAVLGMMVSLAATSFVTGVTEPIEFSFMFIAPLLYVLHALLTAVSMAVTWALGVHAGFNFSAGFIDYVLNWHLATKPWLIIPIGLVFAVIYYVTFRWAIVKFDLKTPGREPEEEVEDLTKA
- a CDS encoding type II toxin-antitoxin system PemK/MazF family toxin, giving the protein MDTSWWLALAAVVLLAFVAALVDGWGRRGRRRPPRSARPGSRGAGGERPRPAEIWWADVPPDDGAEGDLPCLVLAVRGDRAVVARITSRYREERTGVIPLPPGTVGDAHDPPRFLETDELSDVPLWDFRRRVGAVDPALWDQVRYLAG
- the rph gene encoding ribonuclease PH yields the protein MSRIDGRAAEQLRPVSLERGWSKHAEGSVLVAFGDTRVLCTASVTEGVPRWRKGSGEGWVTAEYSMLPRATNTRGDRESVRGRIGGRTHEISRLIGRSLRAVIDYKALGENTIVLDCDVLQADGGTRTAAITGAYVALADAITWAQHTKKLIKPTRKPLTGTVSAVSVGIVGGVPLLDLCYEEDVRADTDMNVVCTGDGRFVEVQGTAEAEPFDRKELNALLDLAVAGCDELAAAQRAVLEATAD
- a CDS encoding DUF3618 domain-containing protein is translated as MADTPSTPDTRTPAQIEADIRRRRETLAETLDEIGVRVHPKTIVGDAKAKVAAQVDHTLGRAYVGVNRAVSDVKAQFVDEEGAPRLERIVPAALVVAGVVGLLVVGLRRDSTPAARRRRKR
- a CDS encoding MBL fold metallo-hydrolase, with the translated sequence MKLTVVGCSGSFPSVESACSSYLVEADGFRLLLDMGNGALGELQRHCGLYDLDAIFLSHLHADHCIDMCGYFVARYYRHDGGRCAPLPVYGPEGTEQRLTTAYADTPSASSMSEVFDFHTVKPGTFDIGPFTVHTERVRHPVEAYGIRVEHGGRSLTYSGDTGVSEALDELARDTDLFLCEAAFTHGKESIPDLHLNGREAGESAARAGARRLVLTHIPPWTDPHVNLADAREAFPGPTELAAPGAAYEI
- the bcp gene encoding thioredoxin-dependent thiol peroxidase is translated as MSERLQPGDPAPAFTLPDADGNEVSLADHKGRKVIVYFYPAALTPGCTKQACDFTDNLELLAGAGYDVLGISPDKPEKLAKFREKESLKVTLLADPDKQVLEAYGAFGEKKLYGKTVVGVIRSTVVVDEEGKVERALYNVKATGHVAKIIKDLAI